The Zerene cesonia ecotype Mississippi chromosome 11, Zerene_cesonia_1.1, whole genome shotgun sequence sequence ATGACCTTTGGCCCAGTTATTCCCAGCGCCAGACTGCCCAAATACGAAGTTGTCCGGGCGAAATATTTGGCCAAATGGTCCCGAGCGGACGGAGTCCATGGTACCGGGCTCAAGATCTACAAGAACAGCACGCGGCACATATTTGCCACCAGAAGCCTCATTGTAGTAGACATTGATGCGCTCCAACTGCAGATCGGAATCGCCGTGGTAAGCCCCAGTCGGATCAATACCATGTTCATCGGAAATCACCTCCCAGAACTGAAAATGAAGAAATTTTTACATGAGCATGTTTACTCTACTTTCACACATTTGATGTGCTCTAAAATGGtaatttaaacagattttaagagactcaattatattatatctttgtAAGGAAACTTAAACGTTACCTTGGCTCCAATCTGATTTCCGCATTGCCCGGCTTGGATGTGGACGATTTCCCTCATTTTGAATCACAAAAAATTTTGAGCctaaatttagataattaaattttcaaagttaaaataatatcatgtaaaagtctttaaaaaaatgttatgattaCACGTGCATCGCACACGGAATTTTCTAAAAGAATGAAGATGTTCTGTATctgtcaaaaataaataaaaacaaattcgaattttaaacaaaactatttcTATGTTAGAAAGTGTCATAGAGCAAGAAGTTTcgatataaacatttttcagtATTGTAAgaccttacaaacatttttcaattttattatctactagcggtccgccccggcttcacccgtgatACATCTTTTCTCTCCTTCCTCCTTAgcaaaaacatcaaaaaaaattgtggaattggtcgagccgttcatttttttatatagactaCAGCTGGTCAttctttttacaataaataatcattcatatttaaacaaataataatattttccgcGAAAAGCATATAGACACTACATTAacgaatctttttttatataagagcTTGTTTTTGtggaaaattaaaagaacCTATACGAGAAAtggttttaattcaataaaaaaatatgatataataacaaaagcgtaataaataaacggtactaataaataaaatatctattcgTCACTATCATCATTCGGTGCAGTCTCTTCTTCTTCAAATTCCTGATTATCAATGGTCGCATCTTGATACTGCTGATACTCTGATATCAAATCACTGACATTATTATCAGCCTCAGTAAAGTCGCTCTCATCCATACCCTCTCCAGTATACCAATGAAGGAACGCCTTTCGTCTAAACATCGACGCAAACTGCTCAGCAATTCGCTTAAACAATTCCTGAATCGCCGTTGTATTGCCTATAAAAGTAGCGGACATTTTCAGCCCTCGTGGTGGGATATCACACACAGCTGTCTTCACGTTATTCGGTATCCATTCGAcgaaataatctttatttttattttgtatatttaacatttgctCGTCGACTTCTTTCATAGACATTCTTCCTCTGAAAACTGCGGCTACTGTAAGATAGCGTCCGTGTCGTGGGTCACAAGCTGCCATCATGTTTTTCGCGTCAAACATTTGCTGAGTAAGCTCCGGAACGGTTAAGGCCCGATACTTTTGAATACCACGTGACGTGAGAGGCGCGAATCCAGGCATGAAGAAGTGTAATCGCGGGAATGGTACCATATTCACAGCTAACTTTCGTAAATCAGCATTTAGTTGTCCGGGAAATCGTAAGCAAGTAGTTACGCCAGACATTGTAGCTGATACTAAATGATTTAAATCCCCA is a genomic window containing:
- the LOC119830140 gene encoding tubulin beta chain-like, which produces MREIVHIQVGRCGNQIGSKFWEVISDEHGIDPNGCYSGDSDLQLERINVYYNEGAGSKYVPRAVLVDLEPGTMDSLRAGPYGQIFRPDNIIYGMTGAGNNWAKGHFTEGADLLESILDVVRKEAEGCDCLQGFQVVHSIGGGTGSGLGTLLLSNLREEYPDRIIVTFSVVPSPKVSDTVVEPYNATLSLNQLIENSDQSFCIDNEALYDICFRTLRLHTPTYGDLNHLVSATMSGVTTCLRFPGQLNADLRKLAVNMVPFPRLHFFMPGFAPLTSRGIQKYRALTVPELTQQMFDAKNMMAACDPRHGRYLTVAAVFRGRMSMKEVDEQMLNIQNKNKDYFVEWIPNNVKTAVCDIPPRGLKMSATFIGNTTAIQELFKRIAEQFASMFRRKAFLHWYTGEGMDESDFTEADNNVSDLISEYQQYQDATIDNQEFEEEETAPNDDSDE